A window of Hippoglossus stenolepis isolate QCI-W04-F060 chromosome 16, HSTE1.2, whole genome shotgun sequence contains these coding sequences:
- the baiap2l2a gene encoding brain-specific angiogenesis inhibitor 1-associated protein 2-like protein 2 — MSRMNSDQLHSSTLRIYSNLMDEFNPGLKKLVSLGNSYVRAFKALAETSEAYFSALSKIGEKAFYTVSSRSLGDVLLQISESQRRLTLELDGVFRWFSAEVLQEMDNNVRLDKDYISGSRNQYEMEVHNQEAALERRLSRGNYKDCSEYVEFLRESHGEALKEEERRYRFLAEKHCAMIQSIGQLMDKIGGSLQQRGDTWTEEVNATRQPEARRPAAVENTVRQEETRRSREEPPLGRIPSRAPSPQGSIYRSAADSVGGGGAGGRSTRALVSHQPTGSNPTLLPFTRGEIITVMVQQPRNGWLYGRADDSSRQGWFPAAFVEPVDDPFKSTSSSNSTLRSSSSMSNLFDQRGSSSYSGAAPPPAPPPPPPLSQMSSNKHSDMQLNTQNWSTPKRNDESNSHNKKRSQQHASQPELFPRGTNPFATVKLKPTTTNDRSTPQLNRM, encoded by the exons ATGTCGAGGATGAATAGTGATCAGCTACATTCCTCCACCTTGAGGATTTACTCG AACCTGATGGATGAGTTCAACCCAGGCCTGAAGAAATTGGTTTCACTGGGAAACAGCTACGTCCGAGCTTTCAAGG ctctgGCAGAAACAAGCGAGGCCTACTTCAGTGCACTGTCAAAGATCGGAGAGAAGGCTTTTTACACCGTGTCCTCACGCTCCCTCG GAGATGTCCTGCTTCAGATCTCCGAGAGCCAGAGAAGACTGACGCTGGAGCTGGATGGAGTC TTCCGCTGGTTCAGTGCGGAGGTTCTGCAGGAGATGGACAACAACGTTAGACTGGACAAAGATTACATCTCA GGCAGCAGGAATCAGTACGAGATGGAAGTCCACAACCAGGAAGCAGCTCTGGAGCGACGTCTGAGCAGAGGAAACTACAAG GACTGTTCAGAGTACGTGGAGTTCCTCAGGGAGAGCCACGGAGaggctctgaaggaggaggagaggagatacCGCTTCCTGGCTGAGAAACACTGCGCGATGATACAGTCCATCGGCCAGCTCATGGATAAG ataGGTGGTTCTCTCCAGCAGAGAGGTGACACCTGGACAGAGGAGGTGAACGCCACCAGACAACCTGAAGCCAGACGTCCAGCGGCCGTGGAGAACACT GTGAGGCAGGAGGAGACcagaaggagcagagaggagccgcCCCTCGGCAGAATACCATCAAGGG CCCCGTCTCCCCAGGGAAGCATTTATCGCTCTGCGGCAGACTCGGTGGGGGGTGGCGGCGCTGGAGGAAGATCTACAAGGGCCCTGGTTTCCCACCAACCCACTGGCTCCAACCCCACCTTGCTGCCCTTCACCAGGGGAGAGATAATCACTGTGATGGTCCAGCAGCCGAGGAACGGCTGGTTGTACGGACGAGCGGACGACAGCTCGCG TCAGGGATGGTTTCCAGCTGCTTTTGTGGAACCAGTGGATGATCCTTTCAAGTCAACCAGCTCCAG cAACTCAACGCTccgaagcagcagcagcatgagcaACCTGTTCGACCAACGGGGAAGCAGCAGCTACAGCGGAGCCGCGCCCCCTCCCGCTCCACCGCCACCCCCGCCATTGTCACAAATGTCTTCAAATAAACACTCTGACATGCAACTGAACACTCAGAACTGGTCCACTCCCAAAAGGAATGATGAGTCAAACTCACACAACAAAAAG agaTCACAGCAACACGCATCACAGCCCGAGCTCTTCCCGAG GGGAACCAACCCGTTTGCAACGGTGAAGCTGAagcccaccaccaccaacgACAGA